A single genomic interval of Fibrobacter sp. UWB13 harbors:
- a CDS encoding M3 family oligoendopeptidase: MKKRTFVPENLNPDDEKEISRLYRALLQRDIPVNVEPLRQWILDWSELESVLGEVSCRRYVAMTCDTRDEKAAKAYSDFVENIQPLMIEYDNKLNRKLMAHPSKDALKGEFGEWLKGVQVSLDLFSPANIPLETEENKAIQAYQKITGGMSVEFDGEIKTMQQLAAYMEKTDRNLRERAWRAMWERRLQDKDALDQSYDKLFEIRKQIAKNANCKDFIDYIFLAKHRFDYTPADCEAFHESIEKLVLPLQKEMYKRRAKKMGLERLRPWDLDVDPLSRPPLKPYQSGDELIEKVDSIFESIHSQAGKWAREMQAKKLIDPDSRLGKAPGGYQIGFDESRLPFIFMNSANTDRDIYTLLHESGHSFHQFALANQPIFAYRDVPAEFAEVASMSMELIGMSNLKPFYGDDHEAIVRSTEGELADVIWLFPWVASIDSFQHRLYNFPTHTAEDRSDIWNEIMDRYDAGVDYSGLEAVRRNLWQKQLHLFECPFYYIEYGIAQIGALQVWANFKKDPQKAIDDLFKAESLGSSRPIPELFATANIKFDFTPKTLEPLMQVVWDELSKL; the protein is encoded by the coding sequence ATGAAAAAACGTACCTTTGTTCCGGAGAATTTGAATCCGGATGATGAAAAAGAAATCTCTAGACTATATCGCGCTCTTTTGCAGCGCGATATTCCTGTAAACGTCGAACCGCTCCGTCAATGGATTTTAGACTGGAGCGAACTGGAATCGGTTCTTGGCGAAGTGAGCTGCAGACGCTATGTCGCCATGACGTGCGATACCCGAGACGAGAAAGCAGCCAAGGCTTATTCAGATTTTGTTGAAAACATTCAACCGCTCATGATTGAATACGACAACAAACTGAATAGGAAGCTCATGGCACACCCGTCCAAGGACGCTCTTAAGGGCGAATTTGGTGAATGGCTCAAGGGTGTACAAGTTTCTTTGGACTTGTTCTCCCCCGCGAACATTCCACTTGAAACCGAAGAGAACAAAGCGATTCAGGCATACCAGAAAATCACTGGTGGCATGAGCGTCGAGTTCGACGGCGAGATCAAGACCATGCAGCAGCTCGCTGCCTATATGGAAAAGACCGACCGCAATCTTCGTGAACGCGCCTGGCGTGCTATGTGGGAACGCCGCCTCCAGGACAAAGATGCGTTAGACCAATCTTACGATAAGTTGTTTGAAATTCGCAAGCAGATTGCCAAAAACGCAAACTGCAAGGATTTCATCGACTACATCTTCCTTGCAAAACACCGTTTTGACTACACTCCTGCCGATTGCGAAGCATTCCACGAAAGCATCGAGAAGCTTGTTCTCCCGTTGCAGAAGGAAATGTACAAGCGTCGCGCCAAGAAAATGGGGCTCGAACGTTTGCGCCCGTGGGACTTGGATGTCGACCCGCTGAGCAGACCGCCTCTTAAGCCGTACCAGAGCGGTGATGAACTTATCGAAAAAGTCGATTCCATTTTTGAAAGCATCCATTCGCAAGCCGGTAAATGGGCTCGTGAAATGCAGGCGAAAAAGCTTATCGATCCGGATTCCAGACTGGGCAAGGCTCCAGGAGGATACCAGATCGGTTTTGACGAAAGCCGCCTCCCCTTCATTTTCATGAATTCCGCCAATACGGACCGCGACATTTATACGCTGTTGCATGAATCAGGCCATTCGTTCCATCAGTTTGCTCTCGCAAACCAGCCGATTTTCGCTTACCGCGATGTTCCTGCTGAATTTGCAGAAGTTGCAAGCATGAGCATGGAACTCATCGGCATGTCGAACCTTAAGCCGTTCTATGGTGACGACCATGAAGCGATTGTCCGCAGCACTGAAGGCGAACTTGCCGATGTGATTTGGTTGTTCCCGTGGGTGGCTAGTATCGACAGTTTCCAGCATCGTCTGTACAACTTCCCGACTCATACCGCCGAAGACCGCAGCGATATCTGGAACGAAATCATGGACCGCTACGATGCCGGTGTGGACTATAGTGGACTTGAAGCAGTTCGCCGCAACCTTTGGCAAAAGCAACTTCATTTATTCGAATGCCCGTTCTATTATATAGAATATGGTATCGCACAGATTGGCGCTTTGCAGGTCTGGGCAAACTTCAAGAAGGATCCGCAGAAGGCTATCGACGATTTGTTCAAGGCAGAAAGCCTAGGCAGCAGCCGTCCGATTCCAGAACTCTTCGCGACAGCAAACATCAAGTTTGATTTCACGCCCAAAACGCTGGAACCCTTGATGCAGGTGGTCTGGGACGAACTCAGTAAGCTGTAG
- a CDS encoding response regulator produces the protein MANKLDDIFSNSLKSVEALAKLSSNDIRDGQMSSVFLAELEKLIQFDHLIFADSSGMAIKTSGQKVYVGNKWAFTDGMKGNSGIYVAMPTNTTIASVGFYAPVIVDRKIVGLLFSSFDENTIKRLLDYKVFGAHASAGIINTEGKNLIALETMKIQQTSIQGLPKDNFKNFLYTSKFDEENRNKIIYAYTTRSPSSYQFKGENDEIQGYIAPLHSVPLSVYSNFPTEAANALYTMGIKAGRMLQFLLICIFAGYIVYLMIVQLLIRRNEARQNRMANYIAIAENTIARAMIYVDAENGTFEDLSIMPMPFPKNGRLDDLVEGFIRFNDDMQNGDDFRTFFNVTIKNRKVLNYIPSVVFCSLQPNEKKEYITMVYIPVEVKNNVVHKGIILFRNITTEKSKEIEANRKLSQALNAAREASNAKTTFLFNMSHDIRTPMNAVMGFTAMAKKHIEEKETVKKYLDKIDIAGKQLLSLVNQVLEMSRIESGKIILSEQKCNLENIIKALSTTYGSHAETKGILFTATITNIEHKFVLVDGDRINQIAANIIGNAIKYTNENGTIMCTLEEQKCDRDGYGIYAFTVEDSGIGMSSEFLEHIYDEFTRESSTTVSRIQGTGLGMTIVKKLTDIMGGTIKIESKKGQGTKIVVSIPMKWCQELKTEVTEQKTITTIPLKGMKVLLVEDNEMNREIAEEILTENGLIVDTATDGDIAVDKVRKAAPGDYELILMDVQMPRMNGYDATKAIRKLEDSQKSRIPIIAMTANAFEEDKKNALDAGMNGHLAKPIEVQKLIQMLTNFRQS, from the coding sequence ATGGCTAATAAGCTCGACGATATTTTTTCCAATTCTCTCAAGTCTGTCGAAGCGCTAGCCAAGCTCAGTTCAAACGATATTCGAGACGGTCAAATGAGTTCCGTATTCCTGGCGGAACTTGAAAAGTTGATTCAATTTGACCATTTGATCTTTGCGGATTCTAGCGGAATGGCTATAAAGACTTCTGGTCAAAAGGTTTATGTGGGCAATAAGTGGGCTTTTACCGACGGCATGAAAGGAAACAGCGGAATTTACGTGGCTATGCCCACCAATACTACAATTGCATCTGTCGGCTTTTACGCTCCTGTGATTGTCGATAGAAAAATAGTTGGTCTGCTATTCTCGTCATTTGACGAAAACACCATCAAGAGATTGCTTGATTACAAGGTTTTTGGCGCACATGCTTCCGCTGGCATTATCAACACGGAAGGCAAAAATCTCATCGCTCTTGAGACCATGAAAATACAGCAAACTTCGATTCAAGGTCTCCCCAAGGATAACTTCAAGAATTTCCTTTACACCTCTAAGTTCGATGAAGAAAACAGAAATAAGATTATATACGCCTACACAACGCGAAGCCCGTCCAGCTACCAGTTCAAAGGAGAAAACGATGAAATCCAGGGCTACATCGCTCCGCTACACTCGGTTCCTTTAAGTGTTTATTCCAACTTCCCCACTGAAGCCGCAAATGCCCTTTATACCATGGGCATCAAAGCGGGGCGCATGCTCCAGTTTTTGCTCATTTGCATATTCGCAGGTTATATCGTCTATCTCATGATTGTACAACTGTTGATAAGGCGTAACGAAGCCCGGCAGAATCGTATGGCGAACTATATCGCCATAGCCGAAAATACAATCGCAAGAGCCATGATTTACGTGGATGCCGAGAATGGAACATTCGAAGACCTCTCTATCATGCCAATGCCGTTTCCCAAAAACGGACGCTTGGATGATCTTGTTGAAGGGTTTATCAGATTCAACGACGACATGCAGAATGGCGACGACTTTAGGACCTTCTTTAATGTAACCATAAAGAATCGCAAAGTTCTCAATTATATTCCAAGTGTCGTATTCTGTAGCCTACAACCCAATGAAAAAAAAGAATACATAACCATGGTGTATATTCCTGTCGAAGTAAAAAATAACGTTGTTCATAAAGGAATTATTTTATTTAGAAATATTACCACCGAGAAATCTAAAGAAATTGAAGCAAACCGCAAGCTTTCGCAAGCATTGAACGCCGCCCGCGAAGCAAGTAATGCCAAGACGACATTCTTGTTCAACATGTCACACGACATTCGCACTCCGATGAATGCGGTCATGGGATTCACGGCTATGGCGAAAAAACATATCGAAGAAAAAGAAACCGTCAAAAAATACTTGGATAAAATCGATATCGCCGGTAAGCAGCTTTTGTCTCTTGTGAACCAAGTTCTTGAAATGTCCCGTATTGAATCCGGCAAGATTATCCTGAGCGAACAAAAGTGCAACCTCGAAAATATCATCAAGGCTTTGTCGACAACGTACGGTTCGCACGCCGAAACAAAGGGCATTCTGTTTACAGCGACTATCACGAACATCGAACACAAGTTTGTCCTTGTCGATGGCGACCGCATCAATCAAATTGCGGCAAACATCATCGGAAACGCCATCAAGTACACGAATGAAAATGGAACCATCATGTGTACACTCGAAGAGCAAAAATGCGACCGGGATGGCTACGGGATTTACGCTTTTACTGTTGAAGACTCAGGCATTGGCATGAGCTCTGAATTTTTGGAGCACATTTACGACGAATTTACACGCGAAAGTTCCACAACGGTCAGCCGTATCCAAGGCACCGGTCTTGGCATGACCATCGTGAAAAAGCTCACAGACATCATGGGTGGCACAATCAAAATCGAATCCAAGAAAGGACAAGGTACAAAGATTGTCGTGAGCATCCCAATGAAGTGGTGCCAGGAATTGAAGACCGAAGTCACAGAACAGAAAACCATTACGACAATCCCGCTTAAGGGAATGAAGGTGTTGCTCGTTGAAGATAACGAAATGAACCGCGAAATCGCCGAAGAAATCCTGACCGAAAACGGACTCATCGTCGATACTGCAACTGATGGCGATATAGCCGTCGATAAAGTGCGTAAAGCTGCACCTGGCGATTATGAACTCATCTTGATGGACGTGCAGATGCCCCGCATGAACGGCTACGATGCGACCAAGGCTATCCGCAAGCTAGAGGATTCGCAAAAGTCTAGAATTCCAATTATCGCCATGACAGCAAATGCTTTTGAAGAAGACAAGAAAAACGCACTTGACGCGGGCATGAACGGGCACCTCGCCAAGCCGATTGAAGTCCAAAAACTTATCCAAATGTTGACTAATTTTAGGCAAAGTTAA
- a CDS encoding PadR family transcriptional regulator, translating into MNRYDLVLLGLILEHERSGYDIITEIRDRELDRWAKISTSTVYNRLITLEKNECIVGHSERDGNRPERMVFNITDKGREVLRKEVLKHLTGFNDDPRTLGFAFLYGAENKEVIRTLEVHERRLVQEIENLEKMIAEEPRPTLYPEGPFLNCMSRDHILVELKYVRAAIGILRDPVRSKKLGGYFYINFGNRDFEKFDE; encoded by the coding sequence ATGAACCGTTACGATCTTGTATTGCTCGGCCTCATTCTGGAACACGAACGCAGTGGGTACGATATCATCACGGAAATTCGTGATCGTGAACTTGACCGCTGGGCTAAGATTAGCACTTCGACCGTTTATAATAGACTGATAACGCTCGAAAAGAATGAATGCATTGTCGGTCATTCCGAACGCGACGGAAACCGCCCAGAACGCATGGTGTTCAACATCACGGACAAGGGTAGGGAAGTGCTGCGCAAGGAAGTCCTCAAGCATTTGACCGGTTTCAACGACGATCCGCGTACGCTTGGTTTTGCATTCCTTTATGGAGCCGAAAACAAAGAAGTTATCCGCACGCTCGAAGTGCATGAACGTAGACTGGTTCAGGAAATTGAAAATCTTGAAAAGATGATTGCCGAAGAACCACGCCCGACGCTTTACCCGGAAGGACCGTTCCTCAACTGCATGAGCCGCGACCACATCTTGGTGGAACTCAAGTACGTGCGTGCCGCCATCGGCATTTTGCGTGACCCGGTCCGCAGCAAGAAACTCGGAGGATACTTCTATATCAATTTCGGTAACCGCGATTTCGAAAAGTTTGATGAATAG